From Bifidobacterium sp. ESL0790, one genomic window encodes:
- a CDS encoding isopeptide-forming domain-containing fimbrial protein, whose protein sequence is MNVTTGLKRGVGGLAAAAVMLALAMVPSGSAMADQVNVNTSATSTLTINGTNKTMIGHHFKAIQLAAYQNAQANAGGKLTSVSVSSTGDLETALKAAYKVANGGVDIDSSKGTNVMAQVATQWLGFPSSSSSNEDETSIIPGTGWHGANGQLRDFVTSLMNQTDIQSKINSSSYTAAGPTSGTPDSTPATATFTNLPIGLYLMVDDTAGTNPVSGTSAPAAIPMLAGTTLWSTAPTEYTYFSEDADEALPLGQVDMKTNVPTIKKKLVAPANGSASIGDQVTYQLIGSVPLTTGYTHYTYKLTDVPGAGLTYVPNTVSVQIVTNEGDTTPVATIPTANYTVTTPSTPPADGEEVVFNLSPAMVSIGSNYYGKYIRVQYNMKLNNNATHTNIGNGFKLAYSNDPGHQPSNDNGDDTGGNGTVTIIDQTSPGEQIPTYYYNFQMEVQAKIDSSTKLSGAVFEIIDPTTGNPMKFRKLGDGNYKKVDIDTPAAPDIFTSVVSATGGLGGPNDLAQGQIKIDGVGANTYTVNELTVPTGYGQAFASSFTVHIDVASPNSLTQPEYSNSYDVWHLVTEATWPYGDADTHFIPVQEVTSFAQLPITGGAGAIVVALAVVALLGGAGAIYIYTRRSEKSLSQEA, encoded by the coding sequence ATGAATGTCACAACAGGATTGAAGCGTGGGGTCGGCGGCTTGGCTGCCGCGGCCGTCATGCTGGCTCTGGCCATGGTGCCATCGGGGTCGGCCATGGCCGACCAGGTCAACGTCAACACGTCCGCCACGTCCACTTTGACGATCAACGGCACGAACAAGACGATGATCGGGCATCACTTCAAAGCCATACAACTGGCCGCATACCAAAATGCCCAGGCGAATGCCGGAGGGAAACTGACCTCGGTTTCGGTCTCTTCGACAGGAGATTTGGAGACGGCGCTGAAGGCCGCCTATAAGGTTGCCAACGGTGGCGTGGATATCGACTCCTCAAAGGGCACCAATGTGATGGCGCAGGTCGCGACGCAATGGCTTGGCTTCCCCTCTTCCAGTTCGTCCAACGAGGATGAGACGTCGATCATCCCTGGCACGGGTTGGCATGGCGCGAATGGTCAGCTCCGTGACTTCGTCACCAGCCTGATGAACCAGACGGATATCCAGAGCAAGATCAATTCGAGCAGTTACACGGCCGCTGGGCCTACCAGCGGAACTCCTGACAGCACTCCGGCCACAGCCACGTTCACGAATTTGCCCATAGGCCTTTACCTCATGGTCGATGACACGGCCGGGACCAACCCGGTGTCCGGCACTTCGGCCCCGGCGGCCATCCCGATGCTTGCCGGCACCACGCTCTGGTCCACAGCTCCGACGGAGTACACATACTTCTCGGAGGATGCGGACGAGGCGCTGCCGCTTGGCCAAGTGGACATGAAGACCAATGTGCCGACCATCAAGAAGAAGCTCGTGGCCCCGGCCAACGGCTCGGCCTCCATCGGCGACCAGGTGACCTACCAGCTCATCGGCAGCGTGCCGCTGACCACTGGCTACACCCACTACACCTACAAGCTCACCGATGTGCCTGGCGCGGGCCTGACCTACGTCCCGAACACGGTGTCGGTGCAAATCGTCACCAACGAGGGCGACACCACTCCGGTGGCCACGATTCCGACCGCCAATTACACGGTTACAACCCCGTCGACGCCTCCGGCCGATGGAGAAGAAGTGGTCTTCAACCTTTCGCCGGCCATGGTCTCGATCGGATCCAACTACTATGGCAAGTACATCCGTGTGCAGTACAACATGAAGCTCAACAACAACGCCACGCACACCAACATCGGCAACGGCTTCAAGCTTGCCTATTCCAACGATCCCGGCCACCAGCCGAGCAACGACAACGGCGATGACACTGGTGGTAACGGCACCGTCACCATCATCGACCAGACCAGCCCTGGCGAGCAGATTCCGACGTACTACTACAACTTCCAGATGGAAGTGCAAGCCAAGATCGATTCGAGCACCAAGCTCTCCGGAGCGGTATTCGAGATCATCGACCCCACCACCGGCAACCCGATGAAGTTCCGGAAGCTGGGCGACGGCAATTATAAGAAGGTCGATATTGACACCCCGGCGGCCCCGGACATCTTCACCAGCGTGGTCTCCGCCACCGGAGGCCTCGGAGGGCCGAATGACCTGGCGCAAGGCCAAATCAAGATCGACGGCGTGGGCGCCAACACCTACACGGTCAACGAGCTCACCGTGCCCACCGGCTACGGCCAGGCGTTCGCCTCCAGCTTCACCGTGCATATCGATGTGGCATCGCCGAACTCGCTCACACAGCCCGAGTACTCCAACTCCTATGATGTGTGGCACTTGGTCACCGAGGCCACCTGGCCTTACGGTGACGCCGACACTCACTTCATCCCCGTGCAGGAGGTCACCTCCTTCGCGCAGCTGCCGATCACCGGTGGCGCGGGAGCGATTGTGGTGGCCCTCGCGGTCGTCGCGCTGCTTGGTGGCGCGGGTGCGATCTACATCTACACCCGCCGCAGCGAGAAGTCGCTGAGCCAGGAGGCCTGA
- a CDS encoding class C sortase gives MLETNQATGDMPQTAISSFPQTAPTTAEPVSPLVPPTFAQILEQGKRHYVVIRSKRRFISFLKAMMALCVVTAIALVLWLPANQYVNARQQEAEAVAAMNRVQKWPRGKIAEELAEVQRYNADIAASRQDSMGEFADPFAPGVGATGHKRVVTQSERDVRYQSLLNVGGGVMGVIRIPKISLKLPIYHGTSDEVLDRGAGHLYGTSLPVGGASTNSVLTGHRGRPNTLLFTRLDQLDKGDVVYINALDHTFGYQITAIHVVKPTDTHLYKVVPGKDLLTLMTCTPYGVNSHRLVLTAERRPIPKAIPYPDDARGDGVLRGSVTALALLALGVLALVVAHRRKWPMRHATRKAAGK, from the coding sequence GTGCTGGAAACGAACCAGGCCACAGGCGACATGCCACAGACCGCCATCTCGTCTTTCCCGCAAACGGCGCCAACCACTGCAGAACCTGTATCTCCGCTTGTTCCCCCGACGTTCGCGCAGATCTTGGAGCAGGGCAAGCGGCACTATGTCGTCATTCGCAGCAAACGCCGCTTCATCAGTTTCCTCAAGGCCATGATGGCCCTGTGCGTGGTGACCGCCATCGCCCTGGTGCTGTGGCTGCCGGCCAACCAATACGTCAACGCGCGCCAGCAGGAGGCCGAGGCCGTGGCGGCGATGAACCGCGTGCAGAAATGGCCGCGTGGCAAGATCGCCGAGGAGCTCGCGGAGGTTCAGCGATACAACGCCGACATCGCCGCCAGCCGGCAGGATTCGATGGGGGAGTTCGCCGACCCCTTCGCACCGGGTGTGGGCGCCACAGGGCATAAGCGGGTCGTGACGCAATCGGAGCGCGACGTCCGATACCAAAGCCTGCTCAACGTGGGTGGCGGGGTGATGGGCGTCATCCGCATCCCCAAGATCTCGCTGAAACTGCCGATCTACCACGGCACGTCCGACGAGGTGCTCGACAGAGGCGCGGGGCATCTCTACGGCACGAGCCTGCCCGTGGGTGGCGCCTCGACTAACAGCGTGCTCACCGGGCACCGTGGCAGGCCCAACACGCTGTTGTTCACCAGGCTTGACCAGCTCGACAAGGGCGATGTGGTCTATATCAATGCGCTCGACCACACCTTTGGCTACCAGATCACCGCGATCCATGTGGTCAAGCCCACCGACACGCACCTTTACAAGGTGGTGCCCGGCAAGGACCTGCTCACGCTCATGACTTGCACCCCCTATGGTGTCAACTCGCACCGCCTGGTGCTCACCGCTGAGCGTCGGCCCATCCCCAAGGCGATTCCCTACCCGGACGACGCGCGGGGCGACGGGGTGCTGCGCGGGTCGGTGACGGCGCTCGCGCTGCTGGCGCTGGGAGTGCTCGCGCTGGTGGTGGCGCACCGGCGTAAGTGGCCGATGCGGCATGCCACGCGCAAGGCCGCTGGGAAGTGA
- the xerD gene encoding site-specific tyrosine recombinase XerD: protein MNGSDALLEQFLAHIDVERGLAKATVKAYQADIRKYLGWLDEQGVADLDHVTTDDVEGYIASLDQAGESGRSKARRLASVHEFHKFALAQGVVADDVSARVKAPKAGGHLPDVLSVDEVSRLLDAAAMGGSGDPVVLRDKALLEFMYATGCRVSEAVGANLNDVDFDERVVVLTGKGSKQRLVPLGQYALKALRRYLKEGRPELEVKAKGSRERRAIFLNKRGRRISRQSVWEVVKNAGERAHIAKPLHPHTLRHSFATHLIQGGADVRTVQELLGHASVTTTQIYTHVSPENLIETYLTAHPRAR from the coding sequence ATGAACGGATCTGACGCGCTGCTGGAGCAGTTCCTCGCGCATATCGACGTGGAACGCGGGCTGGCCAAGGCCACGGTGAAGGCGTATCAGGCCGATATCCGCAAATACCTCGGCTGGCTGGATGAGCAAGGCGTCGCCGATCTGGATCATGTGACCACCGACGATGTGGAGGGCTATATCGCCTCGCTCGACCAGGCCGGGGAAAGCGGGCGCAGCAAGGCCCGGCGACTGGCCAGCGTTCACGAGTTCCACAAGTTCGCGCTCGCCCAAGGCGTGGTGGCCGACGACGTCTCCGCGCGGGTGAAGGCGCCCAAGGCCGGCGGCCACCTGCCCGATGTGCTGAGCGTCGACGAGGTCTCGCGCCTGCTCGACGCGGCGGCGATGGGAGGCTCCGGCGACCCGGTGGTGTTGCGCGACAAGGCGCTGCTCGAGTTCATGTATGCCACGGGATGCCGCGTCTCCGAGGCCGTGGGCGCGAATCTCAACGATGTGGACTTCGACGAGCGCGTGGTGGTGCTCACCGGCAAGGGCTCCAAGCAGCGGCTCGTGCCGCTCGGCCAATACGCGCTCAAGGCGTTGCGGCGGTACTTGAAGGAAGGTCGTCCGGAGCTCGAGGTCAAGGCGAAAGGCTCGAGGGAGCGCCGGGCGATCTTCCTCAACAAGCGCGGCCGGCGCATCTCGCGCCAATCGGTGTGGGAGGTCGTCAAGAACGCGGGGGAGCGCGCCCATATCGCCAAACCGCTGCATCCGCACACGCTGCGCCATTCCTTCGCCACGCACCTGATCCAGGGCGGGGCCGACGTGCGTACGGTGCAGGAGCTGCTCGGCCACGCTTCGGTGACCACCACGCAGATCTACACGCATGTGAGTCCGGAGAACCTCATCGAGACTTACCTCACCGCCCATCCAAGGGCGCGGTGA
- a CDS encoding AAA family ATPase, which translates to MPTDLLGRQYETFPAPMPLDHHGPARIIAMCNQKGGVGKTTSSINIAGALSQYGRRVLIVDFDPQGAASVGLGINANTVDNTIYTALFDSTVDVHDVVQHTEFDDIDVIPANIDLSAAEVQLVTEVGRERILAGVLEGVRDEYDVIIIDCQPSLGLLTVNALAAADGVIIPVAAEFFALRGVALLMQSIEKVRSRINPNLEVFGVLVTMYTPTLHCEEVLQRIYEAFQEKVFHSVISRSIKLPDSNVAAAPITIYAPNHKTAKEYRETARELIARGIVE; encoded by the coding sequence ATGCCTACCGATCTTCTTGGACGCCAGTATGAGACTTTTCCCGCACCAATGCCGCTCGACCACCATGGCCCCGCGCGCATCATCGCCATGTGCAACCAGAAGGGCGGTGTGGGCAAGACCACCAGCTCCATCAACATCGCGGGCGCGCTGAGCCAGTACGGTCGCCGCGTGCTCATCGTCGACTTCGACCCGCAGGGCGCCGCCAGCGTGGGCCTGGGCATCAACGCCAACACCGTCGACAACACCATCTACACCGCCCTGTTCGACTCCACCGTGGACGTGCACGACGTGGTGCAGCACACCGAGTTCGACGACATCGACGTGATTCCCGCCAACATCGACCTCTCCGCCGCCGAAGTGCAGCTGGTCACCGAGGTCGGCCGCGAGCGGATCCTGGCCGGCGTGCTCGAAGGCGTGCGCGACGAATACGACGTCATCATCATCGACTGCCAGCCCTCGCTCGGCCTGCTCACGGTCAACGCACTGGCCGCCGCCGACGGCGTCATCATCCCCGTGGCCGCCGAGTTCTTCGCGCTGCGCGGCGTGGCGCTGCTCATGCAGTCGATCGAGAAGGTGCGCTCGCGCATCAACCCCAACCTCGAGGTCTTCGGCGTTTTGGTGACGATGTACACCCCCACGCTGCATTGCGAGGAGGTGCTGCAGCGCATCTACGAGGCCTTCCAGGAGAAGGTCTTCCATTCCGTGATCTCCCGCTCCATCAAGCTGCCCGACTCCAACGTGGCCGCCGCGCCGATCACCATCTACGCGCCCAACCACAAGACCGCCAAGGAATACCGCGAGACCGCACGCGAGCTCATCGCGCGTGGCATCGTGGAGTGA
- a CDS encoding segregation/condensation protein A produces the protein MAEVVSPQAAAGAEDAGVVGVVANANAVADTNAGVSAKVAVDATASDTATGASTGSAENVEVAESKKRVFSVNLNVYSGPFDALLSMIADRRLELTEVSLAAITGEFIDYVRGLDMARDMDEISAFLDVASVLIEAKSASLLPGDENGERDEQSMEALRERDLLFARLVQYRAFKRAADDFRARLAENSGRFPHPAFADEAIAAMLPELAWTLGPQELAKIAAEVFLNAPADQVSLHQLHVSQVDLKEQSRIVRQRLRGLEPGSSMTFAELVADTSSKLEVVARFLAILLFFKQGVVQYKQSGPFEDLNLRWMPGDGAGDDGADDDDDMVEISEGDFA, from the coding sequence ATGGCTGAGGTCGTGTCGCCGCAAGCCGCGGCGGGTGCTGAGGACGCTGGAGTTGTCGGGGTTGTTGCTAATGCCAATGCCGTTGCCGACACCAATGCTGGCGTTAGCGCGAAGGTCGCCGTGGATGCCACGGCTTCCGATACTGCCACCGGCGCTTCGACCGGAAGCGCCGAAAATGTTGAGGTCGCCGAATCGAAGAAGCGCGTTTTCTCGGTTAATCTGAACGTCTATTCCGGGCCTTTCGATGCGCTGCTCTCGATGATCGCCGACCGCCGGCTCGAGCTGACCGAAGTTTCTCTGGCCGCCATCACCGGTGAATTCATCGATTACGTGCGTGGTCTCGACATGGCGCGGGACATGGATGAGATCAGCGCTTTCCTCGATGTGGCCTCTGTTTTGATCGAGGCGAAAAGCGCCTCGCTGCTGCCCGGCGACGAGAACGGCGAGCGTGACGAGCAGAGCATGGAGGCCCTGCGCGAACGCGACCTGCTGTTCGCGCGCCTGGTGCAATACCGGGCTTTCAAACGGGCCGCCGATGATTTCAGAGCCCGCTTGGCCGAGAATTCCGGGCGGTTCCCGCATCCGGCCTTCGCCGATGAGGCCATCGCCGCGATGCTGCCGGAGCTGGCCTGGACGCTCGGGCCGCAGGAGCTGGCGAAGATCGCGGCCGAGGTCTTCTTGAACGCGCCGGCCGACCAGGTCTCGCTGCATCAGCTGCACGTCTCCCAAGTCGATTTGAAGGAGCAGTCGCGGATCGTGCGCCAACGGTTGCGTGGGCTCGAGCCTGGTTCGTCGATGACATTCGCCGAGCTGGTGGCCGATACTTCCAGCAAGCTTGAGGTAGTGGCGCGCTTTTTGGCGATTCTGCTCTTCTTCAAGCAGGGCGTGGTGCAATACAAGCAATCGGGCCCGTTCGAGGACCTCAACCTGCGCTGGATGCCGGGCGACGGTGCCGGCGATGACGGTGCGGATGACGACGATGACATGGTGGAGATCAGCGAGGGGGATTTCGCATGA
- the scpB gene encoding SMC-Scp complex subunit ScpB, with protein sequence MRPAGKTAAGSRPEYVDFSVDDFPGGLRACLEAILMVADQPQTSEDLARVLALDTQDVETALGEMRADYDGDEARGVAPRGFELRHTARGWQFANRAVFEPVVSAFVTDGQTARLSQAALEALAIVAYKQPVTRAQIAAIRGVNSDGVVRALNVRGLIRENGTDEDSHAALLVTTGLFLEKMGLESIDQLPQLAPFMPPEGDVVNQARD encoded by the coding sequence ATGCGGCCTGCGGGCAAGACGGCCGCGGGCTCACGGCCCGAATACGTCGATTTCAGCGTCGACGACTTCCCGGGTGGGCTGCGCGCGTGCCTCGAGGCGATTCTGATGGTCGCCGATCAGCCGCAGACCAGCGAGGATCTGGCCCGCGTGCTGGCTCTCGACACGCAAGACGTGGAGACGGCGCTGGGGGAGATGAGGGCTGATTACGACGGCGACGAGGCTAGGGGAGTCGCGCCCAGAGGCTTCGAGCTGCGCCACACCGCCCGTGGCTGGCAGTTCGCCAATCGCGCCGTCTTCGAGCCCGTCGTCTCCGCCTTCGTCACCGACGGCCAGACGGCCCGGCTTTCGCAGGCGGCCCTGGAGGCGCTGGCGATCGTGGCCTACAAGCAGCCCGTCACCCGCGCCCAGATTGCGGCCATCCGCGGGGTCAACTCCGACGGCGTGGTGCGCGCGCTCAACGTGCGCGGGCTCATCCGCGAGAACGGCACCGATGAGGACTCCCACGCCGCGCTGCTGGTCACCACCGGCCTCTTCCTCGAGAAGATGGGTTTGGAATCGATCGACCAGTTGCCCCAGCTCGCGCCGTTCATGCCCCCTGAGGGCGACGTGGTGAATCAGGCGCGCGACTAG
- the nadA gene encoding quinolinate synthase NadA has product MTATFTAPSVDEIIARLGATSTCDAGLTKDPWAFESTKPSYGPGASMRDRLPADAPRQQPLPAEYRNASDEELQQRIVEAKNKLGKRLLILGHYYQRDEIVKHADFVGDSFQLSENATTCPDADYIVFCGVHFMAETADILSTPEQAVSLPNLSAGCSMADMANIDQVEDCWSQLEQIVGANPDADGKQQIVPVTYMNSSAALKAFCGRHGGIVCTSSNARTVLEWAFERGKRVLFFPDQHLGRNTGRAMGIPLEKMPMWDPYKPQGGIDDPAKYDAAKIILWKGFCSVHQRFTVEQIDRARKAYPGVKVIVHPECPMDVVEAADGVGSTAYIVKAIEEAPAGSTIAVGTEINMVNRLAAEHPDKTVFCLDPVVCPCSTMYRIHPAYLAWVLENLVAGKVVNRITVDDKTASEAKVALERMLNARPRA; this is encoded by the coding sequence ATGACAGCAACATTCACGGCTCCGTCGGTCGACGAGATCATCGCCAGGCTGGGAGCGACAAGCACGTGCGACGCGGGTCTGACGAAGGACCCGTGGGCTTTCGAATCCACCAAGCCGAGCTATGGGCCCGGCGCCTCGATGCGCGACCGGCTGCCCGCCGACGCGCCCCGCCAGCAGCCGCTGCCGGCCGAATACCGCAACGCCTCCGACGAGGAGCTGCAACAGCGCATCGTCGAGGCGAAAAACAAGCTCGGCAAACGGTTGCTGATTCTCGGCCACTACTACCAGCGCGACGAGATCGTCAAGCACGCCGACTTCGTGGGCGACTCCTTCCAGCTTTCCGAGAACGCGACCACCTGTCCCGACGCGGACTACATCGTTTTCTGCGGCGTGCACTTCATGGCCGAGACCGCCGACATCCTCTCTACCCCCGAGCAGGCCGTCTCGCTGCCCAACCTCTCCGCCGGCTGCTCGATGGCCGACATGGCCAACATCGACCAGGTGGAGGACTGCTGGAGCCAGCTTGAGCAGATCGTCGGCGCGAATCCCGACGCCGATGGCAAACAGCAGATCGTGCCGGTGACCTATATGAACTCGTCGGCCGCGCTCAAGGCCTTCTGCGGGCGCCACGGCGGCATCGTGTGCACCTCGTCCAACGCGCGCACCGTGCTGGAGTGGGCCTTTGAACGGGGCAAGCGCGTGCTCTTCTTCCCCGACCAGCACCTCGGGCGCAACACCGGGCGCGCCATGGGCATCCCGCTCGAGAAGATGCCGATGTGGGACCCGTACAAGCCGCAGGGCGGCATCGACGACCCGGCCAAGTATGACGCCGCGAAGATCATCCTGTGGAAGGGCTTCTGCTCCGTGCACCAGCGCTTCACCGTCGAGCAGATCGACCGCGCCCGCAAGGCCTACCCGGGCGTCAAGGTGATCGTGCACCCCGAGTGCCCGATGGACGTCGTGGAGGCCGCCGACGGCGTGGGGTCCACCGCCTACATCGTCAAGGCCATCGAGGAGGCTCCGGCCGGCTCCACCATCGCGGTGGGCACCGAGATCAACATGGTCAACCGCCTGGCCGCCGAGCACCCCGACAAGACCGTCTTCTGCCTCGACCCGGTGGTCTGCCCCTGCTCGACCATGTACCGCATCCACCCGGCCTACCTCGCTTGGGTTTTGGAGAATCTGGTGGCGGGCAAGGTGGTCAACCGCATCACCGTCGACGACAAGACGGCCAGCGAGGCCAAGGTGGCGCTGGAGCGCATGCTCAATGCTCGTCCGCGCGCGTAG
- the nadB gene encoding L-aspartate oxidase, giving the protein MDNGNGDGAEIVVVGAGVAGLSAVLAVAQAGHDVTLVTKADLVESNTYHAQGGIAAAIFDDDDPKLHAADTMAAGHGLCDPKAVEILTREGADRVRQFAAAGVHFDRDAEGHMMRGLEAAHSRARVVHAGGDATGKVLELDVSAMVRDNPHIHIIEHAFLEDLVVRDGRVVGVRLLMDDDSADGATQRTVPATRVILATGGAGRMYPYTTNPEVATADGVAAAWRAGAQVADLEFYQFHPTALAVGEHFLISEAVRGEGAVLLDEQGHRYMKDIDPRAELAPRDVVARENFRVMQRQGGRPVMLDVSPMAKENPDLKAFLARRFPTIDAYTRSMGFDWSKEPIPVSPAAHYYMGGIRTDLDGRASIPGLYAAGECARTGVMGSNRLASNSLLEGLVYGRRAGLAALADGDDTTWRPEPFMNSVTGKSFDDAPISLSTSFAGQAGAAVWKRERIQQTMWQGVGVLRDADGLGSAIDALRDGLSAANGQIVSHTDVDVAALENRNMLTVGFVGANAALNRTESRGAHARNDYPQARDEWAHSVAYIQA; this is encoded by the coding sequence ATGGACAATGGCAACGGTGACGGCGCCGAGATCGTCGTCGTGGGAGCCGGCGTGGCGGGGCTTTCCGCGGTGCTGGCGGTGGCGCAGGCCGGCCACGACGTCACTCTGGTGACCAAGGCGGACCTGGTGGAATCGAACACCTACCACGCCCAGGGCGGCATCGCGGCGGCCATTTTCGACGATGACGACCCGAAGCTGCACGCGGCCGACACCATGGCCGCCGGGCATGGGTTGTGCGACCCGAAGGCCGTGGAGATCCTCACGCGAGAGGGCGCGGACCGGGTGCGGCAGTTCGCGGCGGCCGGTGTGCATTTCGACCGCGACGCCGAAGGCCATATGATGCGTGGGCTCGAGGCGGCGCATTCCCGGGCGCGCGTGGTGCACGCCGGGGGAGACGCCACCGGCAAGGTGCTCGAGCTCGACGTCTCGGCCATGGTGCGCGACAATCCGCATATCCATATCATCGAGCACGCCTTCTTGGAGGACCTCGTGGTGCGCGACGGACGCGTGGTTGGCGTCCGTCTGCTGATGGACGACGACTCCGCCGACGGCGCCACCCAGCGCACGGTTCCGGCGACGCGGGTCATCCTCGCCACCGGCGGCGCGGGGCGTATGTACCCCTACACCACCAACCCCGAGGTGGCCACCGCCGATGGTGTGGCCGCCGCGTGGCGGGCCGGGGCGCAGGTCGCCGACCTCGAGTTCTACCAATTCCACCCCACCGCGCTGGCCGTCGGCGAGCATTTCCTCATCTCCGAGGCGGTGCGCGGCGAGGGCGCGGTGCTGCTCGACGAGCAGGGCCACCGTTATATGAAGGACATCGATCCGCGCGCCGAACTCGCGCCGCGCGACGTGGTGGCCCGCGAGAACTTCCGCGTGATGCAACGGCAGGGTGGCCGCCCCGTGATGCTCGACGTCTCGCCGATGGCCAAGGAGAACCCCGATCTGAAGGCGTTCCTCGCCCGTCGTTTCCCGACCATCGACGCCTACACGCGCTCCATGGGCTTCGACTGGAGCAAGGAGCCGATTCCGGTGTCGCCCGCCGCGCACTATTACATGGGCGGCATCCGCACCGACCTCGACGGCAGGGCCAGCATTCCCGGGCTTTACGCGGCAGGGGAGTGCGCGCGCACCGGTGTGATGGGCTCCAACCGATTGGCCTCCAACTCGCTGCTCGAAGGGCTGGTCTACGGCCGTCGCGCCGGTCTGGCGGCGCTCGCGGACGGCGATGACACGACGTGGCGGCCCGAGCCGTTCATGAATTCCGTGACCGGCAAGTCGTTCGATGACGCGCCGATCTCCTTGTCCACCTCGTTCGCGGGGCAGGCCGGTGCGGCGGTGTGGAAGCGTGAGCGCATCCAACAGACGATGTGGCAGGGTGTGGGCGTGCTGCGTGACGCCGACGGTCTGGGTTCCGCGATCGACGCGCTTCGTGACGGTCTTTCGGCCGCCAACGGGCAGATCGTCTCGCACACGGACGTGGACGTGGCGGCCTTGGAGAACCGCAACATGCTCACCGTCGGCTTCGTGGGCGCGAACGCCGCGCTGAACAGGACCGAATCGCGAGGGGCGCACGCCCGCAACGACTATCCGCAGGCGCGCGACGAGTGGGCCCATTCCGTGGCCTATATTCAGGCCTGA
- the nadC gene encoding carboxylating nicotinate-nucleotide diphosphorylase encodes MLTSRAVDAAVLGALDEDAPYGDVTSQSAIPADATSAARLVAREAGVMSGIAVFARAFTLQNDDIAVIPLIKDGERFEAGQALAEVHGPTVDILTAERVALNFTQRMSGIATMTAAFVDTVDAIYEGDVDFPVAKPRRFAKTRIVDTRKTTPGLRSFEKYAVTCGGGHNHRYGLSDAVMLKDNHLAALAAQGIGLSDAIRHVRGSVGHTTHIEVEVDALGQIPDVLAGGADTIMLDNFSLDDTRRGVEAIDGAAIVEASGNMTLERVPEVAATGVDVISVGALTHSVRSVDLGLDFQDSARS; translated from the coding sequence ATGCTGACCAGCAGGGCCGTGGACGCCGCGGTCTTGGGCGCGTTGGACGAGGACGCGCCTTACGGCGACGTGACCAGCCAGTCCGCCATTCCCGCCGACGCCACCAGTGCCGCGCGTTTGGTGGCCCGCGAGGCCGGTGTGATGAGCGGTATCGCGGTCTTCGCCAGGGCGTTCACCTTGCAGAACGACGATATAGCGGTCATTCCTCTTATCAAAGATGGTGAGCGTTTCGAGGCCGGGCAAGCGCTCGCCGAAGTTCACGGCCCCACCGTCGACATCCTGACCGCCGAACGCGTGGCGTTGAATTTCACGCAGCGTATGAGCGGCATCGCGACGATGACCGCCGCCTTCGTAGATACGGTCGATGCGATATATGAGGGCGATGTTGATTTTCCCGTCGCCAAGCCGCGCCGTTTCGCCAAAACCCGCATCGTCGACACGCGCAAGACGACACCAGGACTGCGCTCTTTCGAGAAATACGCGGTGACCTGCGGCGGCGGGCACAACCATCGCTACGGCCTCTCCGACGCGGTGATGCTCAAGGACAACCATCTGGCCGCGTTGGCGGCGCAGGGCATCGGCCTTTCGGACGCGATCAGGCATGTGCGTGGGTCTGTTGGCCACACCACCCATATCGAGGTGGAGGTCGATGCGCTGGGCCAGATTCCCGACGTGTTGGCGGGCGGGGCCGACACGATCATGCTCGACAACTTCTCGCTTGACGACACCCGGCGCGGCGTGGAGGCGATCGACGGCGCGGCCATCGTGGAGGCGAGCGGCAACATGACCCTGGAACGAGTGCCTGAGGTTGCGGCGACCGGCGTGGACGTGATATCCGTCGGCGCCCTCACCCACAGCGTGCGCAGCGTCGATCTCGGGCTTGATTTCCAGGATTCGGCGCGATCATAA